TATTCGCTGTGCATGATTTCCAAGCCGGGTTCCCGCAAGTTTCCATGCAACAGGCCGACCAGGAAGGCCTCGCCGTTGTAAGAACCGCAAGAACCGCAGCCGCCACAACTATCATGTACCCCACCTTCATGCCCGTCTCCTTTTGCCTTGACGCAAGGACCCGTAGGCCCACCCCATCCCACAAGAGTAGCGGGCTGTCAAGGCAAGGATCGTTCGTACGGCAGCGAGGATTAGCCTAGTATGTTAGTGCCCTAAATAGGACAGTACCGGCCTGCGGGGGCGCCGCATGCAATCGAGCCGCGCCAGGTGCGACATGGCGCAGTGCCTCGGCCGGTCTCCACTTGCTTGCACGGGCTGCGCCAGTGAGGCATTGAAAGACGACCGACCAGCCGCCAATCCTTGCCGGCGGCGGCTCGACGCACGAGATTGATGTTCAAGCCGCCATCGTTCCCACCCTCAGCCGCTGAAATTCGGTCGCAGCCGGGCATGCTCGACGGGCATTTCGTTCTCCGCATTGGCGCGCTGGCTGCCGCAGGCGCGGGTGTCGTACTGTGGCCGCGGTCGCACGCGGGGTACGGCTTGGCGTTTTGGCTGTGGGCGGGGGGCATCGCTGCCTATGTTCTCAGTTTTCGGCGCGCCGACCGAGCCTTGGCGCCGCCACCGGCGATCGTTCAATTCGGCCTCATCGGTGTCCTTGCCCTTGCGGCCGCCCTGCGGCTTGTCGCGCTCCAAGATATCCCAGCCAACATCAGCATCGATGAAATCCTGCCCAGCCTCGAAGCCCTGCATATCGCGCGGGGCGGCGCGCCGAACGTGTTCTCCAGCGTCGGCTGGTTCAGCATGCCGAACCTGACCTTTTCGTTTGGCGCGCTGGTCATGAGGCTCGCGGGTCCCGATGCGTTTCTTGCGGCGCGGCTGTCCTCGGTGTTGATGGGGATCGGTGGCGTTGCCTCCGTGTTCTTGCTGGCGCGCCGGCTCTTCGGGGATCGCGTCGGGCTGATGGCGAGCTTTTTCATGGCTGTTTCGTTCTGGCACATCCACAACAGCCGGACCGGGTTTCCGTTTGTACAATCGTCGCTGTGGACGGCCCTGGCGCTCTACCTGCTGGTGCGTGCGCGGCAGGACCGGAGCCGCACCGTGCTGGCCCTTGCCGGCGTGATTCTAGGCTTGGCACTGCAATGTTATTTCCCCATACGCATCCTTCTCCTGCTGTGCCCGCTCTTCTGGCTTGCGGACTGGTTGCTGGATCCCGTCCCGCTACGGACGATGGCGGCCGACACGGCCACGTTTTGGGGGGCGACATTGCTCGTTTTGGCACCACTGCTTGTGTCCGTGCCCTGGGATGTGCTCGCCGGCCACTCGCAAGACGTGCTGCTCTCGCATCCGGGAAGGCTACAGCATTTTGAAGCCTTGTATCACGTCACGGGTCTGCCGGCGGTGTTGGGCCGCAACCTTCAGGAAGCGGCAGCGATGTTCACAGAATGGGCGGACGTCTGTGTGATGAATCGTTCTCCGGCCGGCTTGTTGGATACGGGGACGCTGATCGCCTTGGTCATCGGTGTCCTTGCTGCCGTGCTGCAGGGCGACACGCGTGCGCTCCTGCTCGTAGTGTGGGCGGCCCTCACCTTTGTGCTGGGCGTGGCGTTCAGCGATGCGCCGCGGGCATCCTACAGGCTTGCGCCGGCCATGCCGGCGCTGCTCACCCTTGCGGCGTTTGGCGTCGACCGCGCACTCCTCGCGGCGACGCCCCCGTGGCGCTGGTACCGCCTCAGCGTGCGGCCGGTGTTGATCGCCGGTATCGGGCTGTGGCTGCTGCTGCAGAACTACCACTTGTTCTTCATCGACTACGCCGAGGGAGACGGCCGGGAGAATGCCGATTCCGCTGCGCGAAGACTGGCCTTGTCGCACTGCGATGGGCGCATGTTCTGCTTCGTGGGGGATTGGCTCGCCATGAATGCGACCGTGTCTCAAGAGCCGCCTGCCTTGGACCTGTTTTGCCCCGAGCATCGGCCCGTAGATGCCAGCCAGATCCCTGGAGGGATAGAGACTACACGGCCCGCCACCTTCCTGATCCTCTTGGCGGACTCCCGTGTGACTGAGACTCTGCGCCGCTGCTACCCTTCCGCGCAGGTCACCACGCACCGGAGGCGCGATGGGCGCCCGCTGTTCACCAGTGTGGATGTCTCCATCGCCGACCTGGTCAGCGGCAGATCGTGTCCGGTCCAAACTCAGGCGCCGTGAGGAAAATCGGGTGACCTACTTGAGACGGGCGAGACGCCGGTACAGATCGACGTAGGCCTGGGCCGATCGGTCCCAGGAGAAGTTAGCGCGCATCGCATTCTGGATCAGTGTCTGCCACATCTGAGGGGTACCGTACGCGTGCAGTGCTCGCTCGATGCAGGCCATGAGGGCCTCACCAGTATAGTCGACGAACTTGAATCCCGTTCCTTCGCCGCTGTTCGGATCGAAGTCGGCGATGGTGTCCTCCAGACCGCCAGTGGAGCGGACGATCGGAATGGTGCCGTAGCGCAAGCTGTAGATCTGGTTGAGTCCGCATGGTTCGTAGTGCGACGGCATGAGAAACATGTCGCTGCCCGCTTCGATCTTGTGTGCCAAGGCGTTATCGAAGGCGATGCGAACGGCCAGCCGCTTCTTGTGCTGGCGCGACAGGCTGGTGAACAGTTCCTGATACGAGGAGTCGC
The Candidatus Binatia bacterium genome window above contains:
- a CDS encoding glycosyltransferase family 39 protein, which produces MLDGHFVLRIGALAAAGAGVVLWPRSHAGYGLAFWLWAGGIAAYVLSFRRADRALAPPPAIVQFGLIGVLALAAALRLVALQDIPANISIDEILPSLEALHIARGGAPNVFSSVGWFSMPNLTFSFGALVMRLAGPDAFLAARLSSVLMGIGGVASVFLLARRLFGDRVGLMASFFMAVSFWHIHNSRTGFPFVQSSLWTALALYLLVRARQDRSRTVLALAGVILGLALQCYFPIRILLLLCPLFWLADWLLDPVPLRTMAADTATFWGATLLVLAPLLVSVPWDVLAGHSQDVLLSHPGRLQHFEALYHVTGLPAVLGRNLQEAAAMFTEWADVCVMNRSPAGLLDTGTLIALVIGVLAAVLQGDTRALLLVVWAALTFVLGVAFSDAPRASYRLAPAMPALLTLAAFGVDRALLAATPPWRWYRLSVRPVLIAGIGLWLLLQNYHLFFIDYAEGDGRENADSAARRLALSHCDGRMFCFVGDWLAMNATVSQEPPALDLFCPEHRPVDASQIPGGIETTRPATFLILLADSRVTETLRRCYPSAQVTTHRRRDGRPLFTSVDVSIADLVSGRSCPVQTQAP